The DNA window TTTACTTGTAAGAACTGACAGTGGTATAGAAAAAGTTGAAGATTTAAAAGGTAAGAAAGTTGCCTTTGTAGATCCTTCATCAACTTCTGGATATATTTTTCCAGCAGTAATATTAATGGATCATGGAATAAATATTGAACAAGATATTACTTATCAATTTGCTGGTGGACATGATAAGGCATTACAATTACTAATAAATGGTGATGTAGATGCCATTGGAACTTATGAAAGTGCTGTTACAAAATTTGCTAAAGAATTTCCAGAAGTAACTGAAAAAGTAAAAGTTTTAGAAAAAAGTGATTTAATTCCTGGAATAACTTTAGTTGTTTCATCTAAGGTTGATGAGGCAACAAAACAAAAAATTAAAGATGCTTTCTTAAAAGTTACTTCTACAAAAGAAGGACAAGAATTAACTCTTAAATTATTTGGTATAAAAGGTTTTCAAGAAGCTAATGTGGATAATTATAAACTTATAGAAGATAAACTTAACAAAATGGGAATAGATATTGAAAAAATAAAATAATTTAATGCAGTGAAATCAAGGACTGTTATATATAACAGTCCTTTTTTGTAAAAATTTTAAGGGAGGTGTCAACTTGGAAACAATTATAGAAGTAAAAAATCTAATTAAAAATTATGGAGATAAGCAAATTTTAAAAAATATCTCTTTTAATATAAATAAAGGAGAAATCATATCTATAATAGGTGAAAGTGGTGCTGGAAAATCAACATTAATGAGATGTCTAAATGGACTTGAAGGTATTAACTCAGGGAGTATAAAATTCTATAATACAGATATAACAAAATTAAAAGAAAAAGAAAAAAACTCTATAAAAAAACATATGGCTTATGTATTTCAAGATCTTAATATAATAGATAATATGTATGTTATAGAAAATGTTTTAATTCCATTTTTAAATAGAAAAAATTTTATACAAGTTCTATTTAATCAATTTAGTAAACAAGAATATGAAAGAGCTCTATATTGTTTAGAAAAGGTTGGAATATCTAAGTTGGCTTATACAAAGGCTAAATATCTATCTGGTGGAGAAAAACAGAGAGTTGCAATAGCCCGTTCCCTTGCACCTAATGTTGATTTAATTTTGGCTGATGAGCCTATAAGTAGTTTAGATGAAAAAAATTCTACTCAAATTATGGAAATATTTAAAAGAATAAATATAAAAAAGAATAAAACAATTATATTAAATTTACACAATGTTGAAGTTGCTAAAAAGTTTTCAGATAAGATTTTAGCTTTAAAAAATGGAGAAATTTTCTTTTATAAAAAGAGTCCAGAGGTAAATGAAGATGACATTAGAAAAGTTTATCAAACTTCATAAGCTAAAAACTTTTTTTAAATTTTTAACTATTATAATTGTTTTATTATTATTCTTTTTTACTTTAAATTTAGATTTTCAAGATTATATTGATGGCTTTACTAGGTTAAAAG is part of the Fusobacterium nucleatum genome and encodes:
- a CDS encoding phosphate/phosphite/phosphonate ABC transporter substrate-binding protein, which codes for MKKVWKLLMFVSLMFLLISCGKKKEEKPLVMGLSPIANSEKLIEDTAPLHKMLGDEIGRPVEGFIATNYIGVVEALGTGTIDFALIPPFAYILANKKNGTEALLTSIGKHDEPGYYSVLLVRTDSGIEKVEDLKGKKVAFVDPSSTSGYIFPAVILMDHGINIEQDITYQFAGGHDKALQLLINGDVDAIGTYESAVTKFAKEFPEVTEKVKVLEKSDLIPGITLVVSSKVDEATKQKIKDAFLKVTSTKEGQELTLKLFGIKGFQEANVDNYKLIEDKLNKMGIDIEKIK
- the phnC gene encoding phosphonate ABC transporter ATP-binding protein, yielding METIIEVKNLIKNYGDKQILKNISFNINKGEIISIIGESGAGKSTLMRCLNGLEGINSGSIKFYNTDITKLKEKEKNSIKKHMAYVFQDLNIIDNMYVIENVLIPFLNRKNFIQVLFNQFSKQEYERALYCLEKVGISKLAYTKAKYLSGGEKQRVAIARSLAPNVDLILADEPISSLDEKNSTQIMEIFKRINIKKNKTIILNLHNVEVAKKFSDKILALKNGEIFFYKKSPEVNEDDIRKVYQTS